One genomic region from Epinephelus fuscoguttatus linkage group LG6, E.fuscoguttatus.final_Chr_v1 encodes:
- the bag4 gene encoding BAG family molecular chaperone regulator 4 yields MHHHQMQSNLKSDWPSACNSENTHGNWNNTMDAPQYPGYPSHYWYPQSHSTGHYANTYPSGSDVQPQYNPQVMPGGYPNGHGVYSPAQNQYSTSGFHPSNPFYCADTQRPAPGPYPNQGCPAEQSSGPSGQPHSQHQHQHQHHHYPGPHCQGGPGYPSGAYPHYSEGGHAMPSTPPYPTGQQLHPNPQADAWAHSGAYAPPQQQWQPGQQPAQNHYGNHVRPPHPPAWPGTGTGAPPPYQPKDQQHQRAPQVGPKPRPAQTLNHPNGKPAEISSPPQMYNKTGRGEPNPSQGEPPPSATAQAPAPAPAPGPAGPHPLSDNPGLAKVQQVMARVLLLQEDVDEFVGKKTDKSYRCLEELLTKELLELDSVETQGQDNVRQARKEAVQRIQAILDRLEKKAF; encoded by the exons ATGCACCATCATCAAATGCAGTCAAATCTGAAATCCGACTGGCCCTCGGCTTGCAACTCGGAAAATACTCACGGCAACTGGAATAACACAATG GACGCTCCTCAGTATCCCGGCTACCCTTCACACTACTGGTATCCCCAGTCTCATTCCACAGGACACTATGCAAACACCTATCCCTCGGGATCAGACGTTCAGCCACAGTACAATCCACAG GTAATGCCTGGAGGTTATCCAAATGGCCATGGTGTCTACAGCCCAGCGCAGAATCAGTATTCAACAAGTGGTTTCCACCCATCCAATCCTTTCTACTGTGCTGACACTCAGAGACCGGCTCCAGGTCCTTACCCTAACCAGGGCTGtccagcagagcagagcagtggGCCGTCTGGGCAGCCACACTctcaacatcaacatcagcatcaacatcatcattatCCTGGTCCACACTGTCAAGGA GGTCCTGGATATCCTTCTGGGGCATACCCTCACTACAGTGAAGGTGGTCATGCAATGCCTTCAACCCCCCCATACCCCACGGGCCAGCAACTGCACCCAAACCCCCAGGCCGATGCATGGGCGCACTCTGGTGCATATGCTCCCCCACAGCAGCAATGGCAGCCAGGCCAGCAGCCTGCGCAAAACCACTACGGAAATCATGTCCGTCCACCGCATCCTCCAGCATGGCCAGGGACTGGAACTGGCGCACCACCACCTTACCAACCCAAG GACCAACAGCACCAACGTGCCCCACAAGTGGGACCTAAACCCAGGCCAGCCCAAACCCTGAATCACCCCAATGGAAAGCCTGCTGAAATAAGTTCACCTCCTCAGATGTACAACAAAACCGGTAGAGGAGAGCCCAATCCTTCTCAAGGTGAGCCCCCACCCTCGGCCACGGCCCAAGCTCCAGCACCGGCTCCAGCTCCAGGCCCAGCTGGACCTCACCCCCTGAGCGATAACCCCGGCCTAGCTAAGGTCCAACAGGTCATGGCCAGAGTGCTGCTGCTTCAGGAAGATGTCGACGAGTTTGTTGGCAAAAAGACAGACAAGAGTTATCGGTGTCTGGAGGAACTGCTGACCAAAGAGCTGCTGGAGCTGGACTCTGTGGAGACTCAGGGACAGGACAACGTCCGGCAAGCCCGAAAGGAGGCCGTACAGAGGATCCAGGCCATCCTGGACCGGCTGGAGAAGAAAGCCTTCTGA